In one Natronosalvus amylolyticus genomic region, the following are encoded:
- a CDS encoding DUF7331 family protein gives MAVSIRVNDDTTDGSEPRGQPDGTATIESYETDEGVVFYDAENPLAWVETTRTLSLEELA, from the coding sequence ATTGCCGTGTCTATCCGTGTTAATGACGATACGACGGACGGAAGCGAACCGCGTGGCCAACCCGATGGAACGGCCACGATCGAGTCATACGAAACGGACGAGGGCGTCGTCTTCTATGACGCCGAAAATCCCCTCGCGTGGGTAGAGACCACGCGAACACTCTCGCTCGAAGAACTCGCCTGA
- the sufB gene encoding Fe-S cluster assembly protein SufB — protein sequence MSSEQDHLKETDTEARFDFKQKERSAVRSEKGLTEEVIRMISEDKDEPEWMLERRLRALKQYHAMPMPTDWPGQPDLSELDVEEIVPYIRPDVDKREGVDDWDELPDDIKDTFEKLGIPEAERKALSGVGAQYESEIVYQNMQEQWEEKGVVFMNMDQAVKEHPEIVKEHFMTTCVPPSDNKFAALHGAVWSGGSFVYVPEDVTVEMPVQAYFRMNSEGMGQFEHTLIVAEPGSEVHYIEGCSAPKYGKHNLHSGGVEVFVKEGAHVQYSTVQNWSKNTFNLNTKRALVDADGTMEWISGSMGSKATMLYPCSILKGRGATDTHITIAFAGEGQDIDTGAKVYHNAPNTKSTIESKSISKDGGRTNYRGLVHIADGAEGSSTAVECDALMFDNESTSDTMPYMEIEESKVDVAHEATVGKIGDEDIFYLQSRGLDDDDAKKMIVAGFIEPITEELPIEYAVELNRLIELEMEGSLG from the coding sequence ATGAGTTCAGAACAAGACCACCTCAAAGAGACCGACACCGAAGCCCGCTTCGATTTCAAACAGAAGGAGCGCTCGGCTGTCCGGTCAGAGAAAGGACTGACTGAAGAGGTCATCCGGATGATCTCCGAAGACAAAGACGAACCGGAGTGGATGCTCGAGCGACGCCTCCGTGCGCTCAAGCAGTACCACGCGATGCCGATGCCCACCGACTGGCCCGGACAGCCGGACCTGTCGGAGCTCGACGTCGAGGAAATCGTCCCCTACATTCGCCCTGACGTCGACAAACGTGAAGGCGTCGACGACTGGGACGAACTGCCCGACGACATCAAGGATACCTTCGAAAAACTCGGTATTCCGGAAGCCGAGCGAAAGGCGCTCTCCGGGGTCGGCGCCCAGTACGAGTCCGAGATCGTCTACCAGAACATGCAAGAACAGTGGGAGGAAAAAGGCGTCGTCTTCATGAACATGGACCAGGCGGTCAAAGAGCACCCCGAGATCGTCAAGGAACACTTCATGACGACGTGTGTCCCACCGAGTGACAACAAGTTCGCCGCACTCCACGGCGCCGTCTGGTCGGGCGGTTCGTTCGTGTACGTCCCCGAGGACGTCACCGTCGAGATGCCAGTACAGGCGTACTTCCGGATGAACAGCGAGGGGATGGGCCAGTTCGAACACACGCTCATCGTCGCCGAACCGGGGTCGGAAGTCCACTACATCGAGGGCTGTTCCGCACCGAAATACGGCAAACACAACCTCCACAGCGGTGGCGTCGAAGTCTTCGTCAAAGAAGGCGCACACGTCCAGTACTCGACCGTCCAGAACTGGTCGAAGAACACCTTCAACCTCAACACGAAACGCGCACTGGTCGACGCGGACGGAACCATGGAGTGGATTTCGGGCTCGATGGGCTCGAAAGCCACCATGCTCTACCCGTGTTCGATTCTTAAAGGACGAGGCGCAACCGACACCCACATCACTATCGCTTTCGCTGGCGAGGGACAGGACATCGACACCGGCGCGAAAGTCTACCACAACGCGCCGAACACGAAGTCGACCATCGAGTCCAAATCGATCTCCAAAGACGGTGGCCGTACCAATTACCGCGGCCTCGTCCACATCGCCGACGGCGCCGAGGGCTCCTCGACGGCTGTCGAATGTGACGCGCTGATGTTCGACAACGAATCGACCTCCGACACCATGCCGTACATGGAAATCGAGGAGTCGAAAGTCGACGTCGCCCACGAGGCGACCGTCGGGAAAATCGGGGACGAGGACATCTTCTACCTCCAGAGCCGTGGCCTCGACGACGACGACGCCAAGAAGATGATCGTCGCCGGCTTCATCGAGCCGATCACCGAAGAACTGCCGATCGAATACGCGGTCGAACTCAACCGCCTCATCGAACTCGAGATGGAGGGAAGCCTCGGATAA
- a CDS encoding threonine synthase, with the protein METTDAFAGLECIDCGETFDAETGTHRCDACGGILDPTYDYDAIDLERADLESRPFDSMWRYEELLPFTRESAVTMDEGATPLVDCSKLADQLGVDRVVFKDEGRNPTGTFKDRGQTVAVTAASQHGASDVALASAGNAGQAAAAYAGRADIDSHVFLPARAGFTNKAMVNVHGGDMTVVGGRIGDAGAAYDDAMAEHDDWYSVKTFVTPYRHEGKKTMLYEIIEQLDWEVPDAIVYPTGGGVGIVGMYKAAREFEQLGLIDEIPAFYAAQATGCQPIVEAFEAGKNRHDPVEYPDTICGGIEIPDPGASPWILEALRESDGGAVATDDEEILEAAIAVAKGEGLEMAPTCAAAASGAWELGDSGEFDEDATVVILNTGTGNKDADVLRSHLMGKGI; encoded by the coding sequence ATGGAGACGACCGACGCGTTCGCCGGCCTCGAGTGTATCGACTGTGGCGAGACGTTCGACGCCGAGACAGGAACCCATCGGTGTGACGCCTGTGGTGGCATTCTGGACCCGACCTACGACTACGACGCCATCGACCTCGAGCGGGCGGACCTCGAGTCGCGACCGTTCGACTCGATGTGGCGCTACGAGGAACTGTTGCCGTTCACGCGCGAGTCGGCGGTGACGATGGACGAAGGGGCCACGCCGCTGGTCGACTGCTCGAAACTCGCCGACCAGCTCGGCGTCGACCGCGTCGTGTTCAAAGACGAAGGGCGAAACCCGACGGGGACGTTCAAAGACCGCGGCCAGACCGTCGCGGTAACCGCGGCGAGCCAGCACGGCGCGAGTGACGTCGCCCTCGCTTCGGCCGGGAACGCCGGTCAGGCGGCCGCAGCCTACGCCGGACGCGCCGATATCGATTCACACGTCTTCTTGCCCGCTCGAGCCGGCTTCACGAACAAGGCGATGGTCAACGTCCACGGCGGCGACATGACCGTCGTCGGTGGGCGAATCGGCGACGCCGGCGCGGCCTACGACGACGCGATGGCCGAACACGACGACTGGTACTCGGTGAAAACCTTCGTTACGCCCTACCGCCACGAGGGCAAGAAGACGATGCTCTACGAGATTATCGAGCAACTCGACTGGGAGGTTCCGGACGCCATCGTCTATCCGACCGGCGGCGGGGTCGGCATCGTCGGCATGTACAAGGCCGCCCGCGAGTTCGAGCAGCTGGGCCTGATCGACGAGATTCCGGCCTTCTACGCCGCACAGGCCACGGGGTGTCAGCCAATCGTCGAGGCCTTCGAGGCCGGAAAGAACCGGCACGACCCAGTCGAATACCCCGACACGATCTGTGGCGGCATCGAAATTCCCGACCCTGGCGCGAGCCCGTGGATCCTCGAGGCCCTCCGCGAGAGCGACGGTGGGGCGGTGGCGACCGACGACGAGGAAATCCTCGAGGCGGCAATCGCCGTCGCCAAGGGTGAGGGCCTCGAGATGGCACCGACCTGTGCTGCAGCAGCCAGCGGGGCCTGGGAACTCGGTGATAGTGGAGAGTTCGACGAGGACGCGACCGTCGTTATTCTCAATACCGGAACGGGGAACAAGGACGCAGACGTCCTTCGCAGTCACCTGATGGGGAAAGGTATCTGA
- a CDS encoding DUF7521 family protein, whose product MSPHTAAATEVTIALAIVKTLILVVGGSITYFALKAYRRTRRRELGLLTLGFGLVTLGFVLAGVLYEILEVTLETGILIESLLVLVGFGVIAYSLYVD is encoded by the coding sequence ATGAGCCCACACACTGCTGCAGCGACGGAAGTGACGATTGCACTGGCTATCGTCAAAACGCTGATCCTCGTCGTCGGCGGCTCGATTACCTACTTCGCGTTGAAGGCCTATCGACGCACGCGACGACGCGAACTGGGGCTGTTGACGCTCGGATTCGGTCTCGTGACGCTCGGATTCGTCCTCGCGGGCGTGTTGTACGAAATTCTCGAGGTCACGCTCGAGACGGGGATTTTGATCGAAAGTCTACTCGTCCTCGTCGGCTTCGGCGTAATCGCGTACTCGCTGTACGTGGATTGA
- a CDS encoding DNA polymerase domain-containing protein yields MSDSGQTGLDAFAADDDERPAAEAAHVAGNGGSSASEVIDVQRETLPEPEGTVEVAVMQVDYTVAGYGDDEHPIVHVFGRTTDNELEHIQVVGFKPYFYAPTDTLDVDRLERNERITDWEETDENGDPYESIRGQNLTKIFGQTPRDVGQIRDEFDHYEADILFPNRLLIDKDIRSGVRVPARRADDGSLVVPHNELEACAVEADPRVQTFDIEVDDRNGFPEDGEEPIICLASHDSYRDEYILWVFEADEGDGEIPHELGEYEPIEGDIHHEVRAFEKEEAMLESFVSYIDETDPDVLTGWNFDDFDAPYFLDRLEVLEGSHHDYDLEVDQLSRVDEVWRSNWGGPDIKGRVVFDLLYGYQRMVFSELDSYRLDAVGEAELGVGKERYAGSIGDLWENDPKRLLEYNLRDVELCVELDRQQSIVAFWDEVRTFVGCKLEDAPTPGDTVDMYVLHEAYGRFALPSKGQQEAGEEYEGGAVFDPITGVKENVTVLDLKSLYPMCMVTINASPETKVDPEEYDGETHIAPSGTHFRQEPDGVMREMINELLAEREEKKTLRNEHEPGTQPYEQYDRQQGAVKVIMNCFTPDTEVLTPKGVQNVTALEVGDEVYSLDPETMRMEVKPVTETHAYPDYTNELIDIQTSKIDFRVTPNHRMLVRKNERNGITEDTYRFIEAGSLDRATNYELPHDWDGPGGDTLETVDLTRMIDGEYEVWVRPSVHGHTFTAELGWTPRRVPKADVGQTGYVFTAEEFEANREYIEDVCERSFVHLESGRKWIPRTYDGDAFLDLLAWYITEGNVYTSETKEFNGKTRGSATTVKIAQNVVPVADGGVDHHTTIGSLLEEMGFDCYVDDRCYQFTSKLFGEFLRETCGDNSFEKRIPDFIFECSSRQKRRFLETLIDGDGDWQTNSWRYTTSSEKLRDDVLRLCAHLGLTGSYDHDSGSWRIYVTEDSKNTLRMHRSSSRSTAEDGVYCVTVADNHTLLAGRNGKFQFVGQSLYGVSGWERFRLYDKEAASAITATGREVIEFTEEASNEIGYDVAYGDSITGDRPVVVRDSNGYVQVQPIETLFQDATKTADSGVLITADGGTVGATSIGKDRRQLEGWEALSVSADGEAEWQPIQQIIRHKTDKPVITLQHKFGESTTTRDHAYIVEADNEYVEATPENVDEPLRVPEIPAVDTVTNVDVFEVLDGYTRTYEDGRSVGRENAETKVKRVHATDEYVWFGHEHHGELESTVKVKRHIDLDSPDGVAFVRLLAAYITEGSASTAETSKGKFGASIAESRMEWLQQLKTDYERLFEGATATVIDSDSRPVRTIESTSPHEEDEITYDDQTKKLQLMNELSAVFFREFAGQTSHGKRLPSFVFHLPESLQSLFLTVLIEGDGSREFPRYSEDYSERHFDYETVSRELAAGLSTLLTQQGQKHSLKYRDEKNSYTIRTCDYYRAGQDPVLREADSDGYVYDLSVAENENFVDGVGGLVLHNTDSVMLELGPDVSTEEAIDQSFEIEEYVNERYDDFALEELNAELHRFQIEFEKLYRRFFQAGTKKRYAGHIVWKEGKDVDDIDITGFEYKRSDIAPITKEVQHRVIEMIVRDGDVDAVTDYVAGVIDDFLEGDVSLEEIAIPGGIGKRLDNYDTDTAQVRGAKYANRMLGTNFDRGSKPKRLYLDRVDPAFFRRLEDEEGLDPHTDPVYGAFKRDPDVICFEYEDQIPDEFSVDYDKMLEKTLQGPIERILEALGMSWDEVKSGQEQTGLDSFM; encoded by the coding sequence ATGAGTGATTCGGGGCAGACTGGGTTGGACGCCTTCGCCGCGGACGACGACGAGCGCCCGGCAGCAGAAGCCGCCCACGTCGCCGGCAACGGCGGTTCGAGTGCAAGCGAGGTGATCGACGTGCAGCGCGAAACGCTCCCTGAACCCGAGGGAACGGTCGAAGTCGCCGTCATGCAGGTCGATTACACCGTCGCTGGTTACGGTGACGACGAACATCCTATCGTCCACGTCTTTGGCCGAACGACCGACAACGAACTCGAGCACATCCAGGTGGTTGGCTTCAAGCCGTATTTTTACGCCCCGACCGACACGCTCGATGTCGACCGTCTCGAGCGAAACGAGCGCATTACGGACTGGGAGGAAACCGACGAAAACGGCGACCCCTACGAGAGCATCCGTGGCCAGAACCTGACAAAGATATTCGGTCAGACGCCACGCGACGTCGGGCAGATTCGTGACGAGTTCGACCACTACGAGGCGGACATTCTGTTCCCGAACCGTCTGCTTATCGACAAGGACATCCGAAGCGGCGTCCGAGTTCCGGCGCGACGAGCAGACGATGGAAGCCTGGTCGTCCCGCACAACGAACTCGAGGCCTGTGCGGTCGAAGCCGACCCGCGCGTCCAGACGTTCGACATCGAGGTCGACGACCGAAACGGATTCCCCGAAGATGGCGAAGAACCGATCATCTGCCTGGCCAGTCACGACTCTTACCGGGACGAGTACATCCTCTGGGTGTTCGAAGCCGACGAGGGCGACGGAGAGATACCCCACGAGTTAGGCGAGTACGAACCCATCGAAGGCGACATCCACCACGAGGTTCGCGCCTTCGAGAAGGAAGAAGCCATGCTCGAGTCGTTCGTCTCGTACATCGACGAAACGGATCCAGACGTCCTAACGGGCTGGAATTTCGACGATTTCGACGCCCCCTACTTCCTCGACAGGCTCGAGGTCCTCGAGGGGAGCCACCACGACTACGACCTCGAGGTCGACCAGCTTTCCCGCGTCGACGAGGTCTGGCGAAGCAACTGGGGCGGTCCGGACATCAAAGGCCGCGTCGTCTTCGACCTGCTGTATGGCTACCAGCGAATGGTGTTCTCGGAACTAGATTCCTACCGGCTGGACGCGGTTGGCGAGGCTGAGTTAGGTGTTGGGAAAGAGCGCTATGCCGGCTCCATCGGGGACCTCTGGGAGAACGACCCGAAACGGTTGCTCGAGTACAACCTGCGGGACGTCGAACTCTGTGTCGAACTCGACCGCCAGCAGTCGATCGTCGCCTTCTGGGACGAGGTGCGCACGTTCGTCGGCTGTAAACTCGAGGATGCACCAACGCCAGGTGATACCGTCGACATGTACGTCCTCCACGAGGCGTACGGTCGGTTTGCGTTGCCCTCGAAAGGACAACAGGAAGCGGGTGAGGAGTACGAAGGTGGGGCGGTTTTCGACCCGATTACGGGCGTCAAAGAGAACGTGACGGTGCTCGACCTGAAGAGCCTGTATCCGATGTGTATGGTGACGATCAACGCCTCACCGGAGACGAAAGTCGACCCCGAGGAGTACGACGGCGAGACGCATATCGCTCCCTCGGGCACGCACTTCCGCCAGGAACCCGACGGCGTCATGCGGGAGATGATCAACGAGTTGCTGGCCGAACGTGAAGAGAAAAAGACTCTTCGAAACGAGCACGAACCCGGAACCCAGCCGTACGAACAGTACGACCGACAGCAAGGAGCTGTCAAAGTTATTATGAACTGCTTCACGCCGGACACTGAAGTGCTAACTCCCAAGGGTGTTCAAAATGTCACGGCGCTCGAGGTGGGTGACGAGGTCTACTCGTTGGATCCGGAAACAATGCGAATGGAGGTCAAACCGGTCACAGAGACACACGCATATCCGGACTATACGAACGAACTCATCGATATACAGACCAGTAAAATCGACTTTCGAGTAACGCCAAATCATCGTATGCTCGTTCGAAAGAACGAGCGAAATGGAATTACTGAAGACACGTATCGGTTCATCGAAGCTGGATCGCTAGATCGAGCGACGAATTACGAGTTGCCACACGACTGGGACGGTCCTGGCGGTGACACACTGGAGACCGTCGACCTCACGAGGATGATCGACGGGGAATACGAAGTCTGGGTTCGGCCATCGGTGCACGGTCACACGTTCACTGCCGAACTCGGGTGGACGCCGAGGCGAGTCCCGAAAGCCGACGTTGGACAGACGGGATACGTCTTCACGGCCGAAGAGTTCGAGGCCAACCGCGAGTACATCGAGGACGTGTGTGAACGAAGCTTCGTCCATCTGGAATCCGGTCGAAAGTGGATTCCACGTACCTATGACGGCGACGCGTTTCTCGACTTGCTCGCCTGGTACATCACGGAAGGGAACGTTTACACGTCAGAGACGAAAGAATTCAACGGAAAGACTCGCGGTTCAGCGACGACCGTCAAAATCGCCCAGAACGTCGTGCCAGTGGCTGATGGTGGCGTCGACCACCACACGACGATCGGTTCTCTGCTCGAGGAGATGGGATTCGACTGTTACGTCGACGACCGATGTTACCAGTTCACGTCGAAACTGTTCGGCGAATTCCTTCGAGAGACGTGCGGCGACAACAGCTTCGAGAAGCGTATTCCGGATTTCATCTTCGAGTGCAGTAGCCGTCAGAAACGACGCTTCCTCGAGACCCTGATCGACGGTGACGGCGACTGGCAGACGAACAGTTGGCGGTACACAACTTCGAGCGAGAAATTGCGAGACGACGTGCTTCGCCTCTGTGCCCATCTCGGGTTGACTGGAAGTTACGACCACGATAGCGGATCCTGGCGAATTTACGTCACAGAGGACTCGAAGAATACGCTTCGGATGCACCGAAGTTCCTCCCGGAGTACGGCCGAAGACGGCGTCTACTGTGTCACCGTTGCTGACAATCATACCTTGCTTGCGGGCCGGAATGGAAAATTTCAGTTCGTCGGGCAGTCATTGTATGGCGTTTCGGGGTGGGAACGGTTCCGGCTCTACGACAAAGAGGCGGCATCTGCGATCACCGCTACCGGCCGAGAAGTCATCGAGTTCACCGAAGAAGCCTCGAACGAAATCGGGTACGACGTGGCTTACGGGGACAGTATAACCGGCGACCGCCCAGTCGTCGTTCGCGACTCGAACGGGTACGTGCAGGTACAGCCCATCGAAACCCTCTTTCAGGACGCGACGAAGACTGCCGATTCTGGGGTCTTGATTACTGCAGACGGCGGAACAGTGGGTGCCACTTCGATTGGCAAAGACCGACGCCAACTCGAGGGCTGGGAGGCACTCTCGGTCTCGGCAGACGGGGAGGCTGAGTGGCAGCCGATACAACAGATTATTCGTCACAAAACCGACAAACCAGTTATCACGCTCCAGCACAAGTTCGGTGAGTCGACGACGACGCGAGATCACGCCTACATTGTCGAAGCGGATAACGAATACGTCGAGGCGACACCCGAAAATGTCGATGAGCCGCTTCGAGTCCCGGAGATCCCAGCCGTCGATACTGTCACGAATGTCGACGTATTCGAGGTGTTGGATGGGTATACACGAACGTACGAAGACGGACGAAGCGTTGGCCGAGAAAACGCCGAAACCAAGGTGAAACGGGTACACGCGACCGACGAGTACGTCTGGTTCGGCCACGAACACCATGGTGAGCTCGAGTCGACGGTCAAAGTGAAGCGCCATATCGATCTCGATTCCCCGGATGGGGTAGCATTCGTTCGCCTGCTTGCAGCCTACATCACCGAAGGAAGCGCCTCTACAGCCGAAACGTCGAAAGGCAAGTTCGGCGCATCGATTGCAGAATCTCGGATGGAGTGGTTACAACAGCTCAAAACGGACTACGAACGACTGTTCGAGGGGGCGACTGCCACGGTAATCGATTCCGACAGTCGTCCAGTGCGAACCATCGAGTCGACGTCGCCGCACGAAGAGGACGAGATCACGTACGATGATCAGACGAAAAAACTGCAGCTAATGAACGAACTTTCGGCAGTATTCTTCCGAGAGTTTGCCGGGCAAACGTCACACGGAAAACGCCTTCCTTCGTTCGTTTTCCACCTTCCAGAGTCACTGCAATCACTGTTTTTAACCGTCCTCATCGAAGGTGATGGTTCGCGCGAATTCCCACGGTATAGCGAGGATTACAGCGAGCGCCATTTTGACTACGAGACCGTCAGTCGAGAACTCGCGGCCGGTCTTTCCACCTTGCTCACCCAGCAGGGTCAGAAACACTCGTTAAAATATCGAGACGAAAAGAATAGTTACACCATTCGAACGTGTGATTACTACCGGGCCGGTCAGGACCCCGTCCTTCGAGAAGCCGACTCAGACGGGTACGTGTACGATCTAAGCGTTGCCGAAAACGAGAACTTTGTTGACGGGGTTGGTGGTCTCGTCCTCCACAATACCGACAGCGTCATGCTCGAGCTCGGTCCCGACGTATCCACCGAAGAAGCGATCGACCAGTCCTTCGAGATAGAGGAGTACGTCAACGAGCGCTACGACGACTTCGCACTCGAGGAACTCAATGCGGAGTTACACCGCTTCCAGATCGAGTTCGAGAAACTGTATCGGCGCTTTTTCCAGGCCGGCACGAAAAAGCGCTACGCAGGCCACATCGTCTGGAAAGAAGGAAAAGACGTCGACGACATCGATATCACCGGCTTCGAGTACAAGCGCTCTGACATCGCACCCATCACGAAGGAAGTCCAACACCGCGTGATCGAGATGATCGTCCGTGACGGTGACGTCGACGCGGTGACCGACTACGTCGCCGGCGTGATCGACGACTTCCTCGAGGGAGACGTCAGCCTTGAGGAGATCGCCATCCCTGGCGGCATCGGAAAGCGCCTCGATAACTACGATACCGACACGGCCCAGGTGCGCGGAGCGAAGTACGCCAACCGAATGCTTGGCACCAACTTCGACCGGGGGAGCAAGCCAAAACGGCTGTATCTGGACCGGGTCGACCCGGCGTTCTTCCGTCGCCTCGAGGACGAGGAAGGACTCGACCCGCACACCGACCCCGTCTACGGGGCGTTCAAACGCGACCCCGACGTAATCTGTTTCGAGTACGAAGACCAGATTCCAGACGAGTTCAGCGTCGATTACGACAAAATGCTCGAGAAGACCCTCCAGGGGCCGATCGAACGGATTCTCGAGGCGCTTGGCATGTCCTGGGACGAAGTCAAATCCGGTCAGGAACAGACGGGTCTGGACTCGTTCATGTGA
- a CDS encoding ABC transporter ATP-binding protein, with amino-acid sequence MARLELKNLHAEVAEGDEQILRGVDLEINSGEIHALMGPNGSGKSTCSKVIAGHPAYEVTEGEVLLHLEEGEFGDEIDIPEDKRTWNLLELEPNERAALGVFLGFQYPAEIEGVTMTNFLRTALNAKIEEREELFEDEDEDTAEAEDEEDETVPSPMEGAADDGEIGVSEFQDILREKMAQLDMDEKFAHRYLNAGFSGGEKKQNEVLQAAILEPSIAVLDEIDSGLDIDRLQDVSNGINSLRDDQGTGILQITHYQRILDYVEPDRVHIMLDGKIVKSDDASLAQQLEDKGYDWVREEVYEAA; translated from the coding sequence ATGGCACGTCTTGAACTTAAAAACTTGCACGCTGAAGTGGCCGAGGGCGACGAACAAATTCTCCGCGGTGTCGACCTCGAGATAAACTCCGGAGAGATCCACGCACTGATGGGGCCAAACGGCTCCGGGAAGTCGACCTGCTCGAAGGTCATCGCCGGGCATCCGGCCTACGAAGTCACCGAAGGCGAAGTCTTGCTCCACCTCGAGGAAGGTGAGTTCGGTGACGAAATCGACATCCCCGAGGACAAACGCACCTGGAATCTGCTCGAGCTCGAGCCGAACGAACGCGCCGCCCTGGGCGTCTTCCTCGGCTTCCAGTACCCGGCCGAAATCGAAGGCGTCACCATGACGAACTTCCTCCGAACGGCACTCAACGCAAAGATCGAAGAGCGCGAAGAGCTGTTTGAGGACGAAGACGAGGATACGGCCGAAGCCGAAGACGAGGAAGACGAAACCGTCCCCTCCCCGATGGAAGGAGCGGCCGACGACGGCGAGATCGGCGTCTCCGAGTTCCAGGATATCCTGCGCGAGAAGATGGCACAACTGGACATGGACGAGAAGTTCGCCCACCGCTATCTCAATGCCGGCTTCTCCGGCGGGGAGAAAAAGCAAAACGAAGTGCTCCAGGCTGCGATTCTCGAGCCCTCGATCGCCGTCCTCGATGAGATCGACTCGGGACTCGACATCGACCGACTGCAAGACGTCTCCAACGGGATCAACTCCCTGCGCGACGATCAGGGCACCGGCATCCTCCAGATCACTCACTACCAGCGCATCCTCGATTACGTCGAACCCGACCGCGTCCACATCATGCTCGACGGAAAGATCGTCAAAAGCGACGACGCAAGCCTCGCTCAGCAACTCGAGGACAAGGGGTACGACTGGGTTCGCGAAGAGGTATACGAGGCGGCGTAA
- the sufD gene encoding Fe-S cluster assembly protein SufD has protein sequence MSTTQVHANLTDAQVREISGNLEEPEWMLETRLDALEALETLDMPDVIRTPGRDWTNLHGLDFEAFVDPLNAAEDKDQVGPEDVDVLSWGDALAEHEELVREHFGSIIDPQENYLTALSTALFTTGTVIYVPEGVDAEDVTIRTEQHSRSLFNYTLVITEESSSVTILERQSTGTALEDEQYYSGIVEIAAGENSYVQYGSLQNLDEDSYCFTAKRGETDTYATINWIEGNIGTKLTKTETSTLLAGDSSETQIVGAFFGHNDQHFDLDVKVWHRAEHTTADLVTRGVTDDTARSVYEGVQNVGRDAWDTSSYQRENTLMLSDESEADASPKLIINNHDTEASHSATVGQIDEEDLLYMTSRGVSPRLARNMLVEGFFVPVLEEVAVDELREDLETLIRERLEN, from the coding sequence ATGAGCACGACACAGGTACACGCCAATCTAACGGACGCACAGGTACGCGAAATCTCGGGGAACCTCGAGGAACCCGAGTGGATGCTCGAGACGCGTCTCGATGCACTCGAGGCACTCGAGACGCTCGATATGCCGGACGTGATCCGCACGCCGGGTCGAGACTGGACGAACCTCCACGGCCTCGATTTCGAAGCGTTTGTCGACCCGCTCAACGCGGCAGAGGACAAAGATCAGGTCGGTCCCGAGGACGTTGACGTGCTTTCGTGGGGCGACGCACTCGCCGAACACGAAGAACTCGTTCGCGAGCACTTCGGCTCCATCATCGATCCGCAGGAGAACTACCTGACGGCGCTTTCGACGGCCCTGTTTACCACCGGAACGGTCATCTACGTTCCCGAAGGTGTCGACGCCGAAGACGTCACCATCCGGACCGAACAGCACTCCCGCTCGCTGTTCAACTACACGCTCGTGATCACCGAGGAATCCTCGTCGGTCACGATTCTCGAGCGCCAATCGACTGGGACGGCACTCGAGGACGAACAGTACTACAGCGGCATCGTCGAAATCGCCGCCGGCGAGAACAGCTACGTCCAGTACGGTAGCCTCCAGAATCTCGACGAAGATTCCTACTGTTTCACCGCCAAACGAGGCGAGACAGATACCTACGCTACGATCAACTGGATCGAAGGCAACATCGGGACGAAGCTAACCAAAACCGAAACCTCGACCCTGCTCGCTGGCGACTCATCGGAGACCCAGATCGTCGGCGCGTTCTTCGGCCACAACGACCAGCACTTCGACCTCGACGTCAAGGTCTGGCACCGCGCCGAACACACGACGGCGGACCTCGTTACCCGAGGCGTCACCGACGACACCGCTCGCTCGGTGTACGAAGGAGTCCAGAACGTCGGCCGTGACGCCTGGGACACGAGTTCCTACCAGCGCGAAAACACCCTGATGCTGAGTGACGAGAGCGAAGCCGACGCCTCCCCCAAGCTCATCATCAACAACCACGACACGGAGGCCAGCCACTCCGCGACCGTCGGCCAGATCGACGAGGAGGACCTGTTGTATATGACTTCTCGTGGGGTCTCGCCACGACTGGCCCGCAACATGCTCGTCGAAGGCTTCTTCGTGCCAGTCCTCGAGGAAGTCGCTGTCGACGAACTGCGCGAGGACCTCGAGACGCTGATCCGAGAGCGACTCGAGAACTGA
- a CDS encoding winged helix-turn-helix domain-containing protein, translating to MVRDPTATESLPTAKDICAALDDPDCREIIRNLEEPMTASELKTSCDIPQSTLYRKLDLLTESTLLEESTEIRRDGHHASKYAIAFEEISLQLDEENELTVAIDRPPQTTDERLASLWSEVREEV from the coding sequence ATGGTCCGGGACCCGACCGCCACAGAATCGCTGCCGACGGCCAAGGACATCTGTGCCGCTCTCGACGACCCAGACTGTCGGGAAATTATCCGGAATCTCGAGGAACCTATGACGGCTTCTGAACTCAAAACGAGCTGTGACATCCCCCAATCGACGCTGTATCGCAAGCTGGATCTGTTGACCGAGTCGACGCTACTCGAGGAGTCGACCGAGATACGCCGTGACGGCCACCACGCGAGCAAGTATGCGATTGCCTTCGAAGAGATTTCGTTACAGCTAGACGAGGAAAACGAGCTGACCGTGGCGATCGATCGACCGCCACAGACGACTGACGAACGACTGGCGAGTCTCTGGTCGGAGGTGCGAGAGGAAGTATGA